In Euphorbia lathyris chromosome 10, ddEupLath1.1, whole genome shotgun sequence, a single genomic region encodes these proteins:
- the LOC136209919 gene encoding (+)-borneol dehydrogenase 1-like: protein MEKKAIPILVTPEQRLAGKVAIITGGASGIGATTVQLFHANGAKVVIADIQDALGRALAQKLGQNAIYIRCDVSKEEEISSLVDQTVIKYGKLDIMYNNAGIVDRPFTRFLESKKSDLDRLISINLVGGILGAKHAARVMIPQNTGCILFTASACTAIGGLGTQSYALTKHGIWGLAKSLASELSPNGIRVNCISPFGIATSAGGITVPRFISDFALSYTGNLKGQILKTEDIAKAALYLASDDANHVSGLNLVVDGGFSVVNPSFVNLFATLTRSIYFIQRFVKLYGTPLIVSFMLGFLVVLISIMSSFMII from the exons ATGGAAAAGAAGGCTATTCCTATCCTTGTAACGCCAGAACAAAG GTTAGCCGGAAAAGTAGCGATTATAACGGGAGGGGCAAGCGGGATAGGAGCCACCACAGTTCAACTTTTCCATGCAAATGGAGCCAAAGTTGTTATTGCCGATATTCAAGACGCCCTTGGCCGAGCCCTTGCGCAAAAGCTCGGCCAAAACGCCATTTACATCCGCTGTGATGTtagcaaagaagaagaaatcagcaGTCTCGTAGACCAAACGGTTATCAAATACGGGAAGCTAGACATTATGTACAATAATGCAG GAATAGTAGATAGACCATTCACAAGATTCTTAGAGAGCAAAAAATCAGATTTAGATCGCCTAATAAGCATAAACTTAGTTGGTGGAATCCTCGGAGCCAAACATGCAGCAAGAGTCATGATCCCCCAAAACACCGGCTGCATCTTATTCACAGCAAGTGCCTGCACAGCAATAGGAGGACTCGGAACTCAATCATATGCACTCACAAAACATGGAATTTGGGGATTAGCAAAAAGCTTAGCATCAGAATTATCCCCAAATGGAATTAGGGTTAATTGCATTTCACCTTTTGGAATTGCAACCTCTGCAGGTGGAATAACTGTCCCTAGATTTATATCAGATTTTGCTTTGAGTTATACTGGTAATCTCAAGGGACAGATTTTGAAGACAGAAGATATTGCTAAAGCTGCTCTTTATCTTGCTAGTGATGATGCTAATCATGTTAGTGGTCTTAATCTTGTTGTTGATGGTGGGTTTAGTGTTGTTAATCCTAGTTTTGTTAATCTTTTTGCTACTTTGACGAGGAGTATTTATTTCATCCAAAGGTTTGTTAAGTTGTATGGAACTCCATTGATTGTTTCATTTATGTTGGGGTTTTTGGTGGTTTTGATTTCCATTATGTCATCATTTATGATAATATGA
- the LOC136208494 gene encoding (+)-borneol dehydrogenase 1-like: MEKETIPILVTPEQRLAGKVAIITGGASGIGASTVQLFHENGAKVVIADIQDTLGRALAQKLGQNAIYIRCDVSKEEEISSLVDQTVIKYGKLDIMYNNAGIVDRPFTKFIESKKSDLDRLISINLIGAILGAKHAARVMIPQHKGCILFTASACTEIGGLATQSYALTKHGIWGLSKSLASELSPNGIRVNCISPFGIVTPLGGTNPPKPFKHIADFALSSTGNLKGQILKTEDIAKAALYLASDEANHVSGVNLVVDGGFSVVNPSFVNLFATTMRSIYFIQGFVKLYGTPIIASFMLGCLVVLISILS, from the exons ATGGAAAAGGAGACTATTCCTATCCTTGTAACGCCTGAACAAAG GTTAGCAGGAAAAGTGGCAATTATAACCGGGGGAGCAAGCGGGATAGGAGCCAGCACGGTTCAACTTTTCCACGAAAATGGAGCCAAAGTTGTTATTGCGGATATTCAAGACACCCTTGGCCGTGCCCTTGCGCAAAAGCTCGGCCAAAACGCCATTTACATCCGCTGTGATGTtagcaaagaagaagaaatcagcaGTCTCGTAGATCAAACAGTTATCAAGTATGGGAAGCTAGACATTATGTACAACAATGCAG GAATAGTGGATCGACCATTCACAAAGTTCATAGAGAGCAAAAAATCAGACTTAGATCGCCTAATAAGCATAAACTTAATTGGTGCAATCCTCGGAGCCAAACATGCAGCAAGAGTCATGATTCCACAGCACAAAGGCTGCATATTATTCACAGCAAGTGCTTGCACAGAAATAGGAGGACTCGCAACTCAATCATATGCACTCACTAAACATGGAATTTGGGGATTATCCAAAAGCTTAGCATCAGAATTATCCCCAAATGGAATTAGGGTTAATTGCATTTCACCTTTTGGAATTGTAACCCCTTTAGGTGGAACAAATCCCCCTAAACCCTTTAAACATATAGCAGATTTTGCCTTGAGTTCTACTGGTAATCTCAAGGGACAGATTTTGAAGACAGAAGATATTGCTAAAGCTGCTCTTTATCTAGCTAGTGATGAAGCTAATCATGTTAGTGGTGTTAATCTTGTTGTTGATGGAGGGTTTAGTGTTGTTAATCCTAGTTTTGTTAATCTTTTTGCTACTACGATGAGGAGTATTTATTTCATCCAAGGGTTTGTTAAGTTGTATGGAACTCCAATAATTGCTTCATTTATGTTGGGTTGTTTGGTGGTTTTAATTTCCATCTTGTCATAA